In Cystobacter fuscus DSM 2262, the genomic stretch CCGAGTAGGCCGTGACGAGCATGCGCTTGGCGTCCGGCGCCAGCGAGCGCGCGCGCTCGAGCAGCTCCACGCCCGTCATCCCCGGCATGCGTTGATCCGACAGGATGACGCCAATCTCGTTGCGCTTCTGCTCCAACAACGTCAGCGCCTCGGCGGGAGTCGAGCAGCGGAAGATGCGGAACTTCTGGCCGAAGTTCGCCTCGAACACCCGCAGGTTGAGCGCGTCGTCGTCGACGTAGAGGACGGCGGGGAGGTCAGACGGATTCATGGAGTTCCTCTCCGGGCCAGGTCGACCAGCACACTCCCACCCATCCCACCACTGCGCCCACCCCCAAGAGATACCACGTCGCGCACAAAACCCGATGGGCCGTGTTTGACGCTCCCTCGGCCTCACGCTCCGGCAAGTCCGTTCGACAACCGTTGGAGACCACGCACCGTGGAACGGTTCAGCGCGGGTTCGGACTGAGCGGCGGGGGCACGGTGGCGGGCGTGCCTTCACCCGCCTGGACGCCCAGGGCGCGCTCCACCTCCGCCAGGGACGCGAAGACTCCCTCTGGCAAGCCGCTCAAACGCGTCAGCAGGGACGCCGCGGCATCGTTCTCCCGGGCCAGCCACACCAGTTGCGTCCGGGACAGGGGGAAGACGGCGCCCCGCAGGGCCTGGGAAAGGGCCAGCACCAGCCCGGCCGGATCATCCAACCCAGGCCCTCCATGGATTTGTTTCATTTTCATCCATCCTGTGTGCCGCCCCAGCAGCCATGGGAGCGGCGGTCGGGCATCCACCTGCCCATTGGCCCTCTCCGCTCCCGTCCCCACCCTATGAGGGCACTCCGACCACATACCAGGAGGACGAGATGACGAAGAAGAAGAGCGCGGGGTACTCGGAGAAGATCAAGCACGTGCAGGCCACGCACCCCGAGCCCTGGCCCGGCATCCAGGGTCGCTCCGCGGAGCGGGAAGAGGATCTGCCCACGGGGACGAAGCGGGCGGAGCAGGCCGACGTCACTGACGCCCAGCGTCAACTCGAGCAGGACATGGACGAATCGGCCGCCTCCACCCGGGAGTAGCGGCCCCGTGATACCGAGCACTCCGGGCGGGCCGCCGTCGTGGGCGGCCCGCCAGGACGACGCGGACTAGAACAGCAGCCGCATCGGGTGCTCGAGCAGCGCCTTGAGCTCCCGCAGGTACTCGGCGCCGATGGCCCCGTCGATGGCGCGGTGGTCGCCCGAGAGCGATACCGTCATCACCTTGCGGATCACCATCTGCCCGTCGCGCACGACGACCTTGTCCGACACGGAGCCCACCGCCAGGATCGCCGCCTGGGGCGGGTTGATGACGGCGATGAACGAGTCGATGCCGTACATGCCCAGGTTGCTCACCGTGAGCGAGCCACCCGTGTACTCCGCCGGCTTGAGGGCGCGCTTGCGGGCACGCTCGGCCAGGTCACGCGCCTCGGCGGAGATGGCGCTCAGCCCCTTCTTGTCCGCGTCGCGGATGATCGGGGTGATGAGGCCGTCCTCGATGGCCACCGCGATGCCGACATCCACCGTCTCGAAGTGGAGGATCGCGTCGCCCTGCAGCGACACGTTCATCTTCGGGTAGCGGCGCAGCGCCATGGCCGACGCCTTCACGATGATGTCGTTGACCGAGACCTTGGACTCCAGGGCCTTGGCCTCCTCGCGGATCTTCAGCGCGGCGTCCATCTCCACGTCCACCGACAGGTAGAAGTGGGGCACCCCGGGCTTCACCTCGGCCATGCGCTGGCTGATGACCTTGCGCATGGTGGAGAGGGGCACCGACTTCGGCTCGGGACGAGGACCCGTGGCCTGGGCGGGAGCAGCGGCGGCGGGCGCCTTGCGCGCGGCGGGAGCGGCGGCCTGCGTGGACGCCGCCTCGATGTCGCGCTTCACGATGCGGCCCGCGGGACCCGAGCCCTTGATCTGCGACAGATCCAGGCCCTTGTCCTGAGCCATGCGCTTCGCCAGCGGGCTGGCGCGCAGCCGGCCCCCGGAAGCGGCGGCCGGAGCGCTCGCCTTGGGCGCCGGAGCCGCCGCGGCGGGCGTGGCGGCGGGAGCCTTGGGCGCCGGAGCCGCGGCCGGAGCAGGAGCCGGCTTCGCCCCACCCTTGCCCGCCAGGTACGCGATGGGCGCACCCACCTTGGCCATCTCGCCCTCGCGCACCACGATGCGCGCGAGCACGCCGTCGTCGTACGCCTCGACCTCGAGGTTGGACTTGTCCGTCTCCACCTCGGCGATCGCCTGGCCGGAGGAGATCTTGTCCCCCTCCTTCTTGAGCCACTTGACGATCTTCCCCTCGGTCATCGTCGGGGACATCGAGGGCATGGCGATGGCGATGCCGTCGTCCCCACCACCGGAGGCGGCGGCCTGGGGCGCTTCGGGCTTCTTCGCCTCGGGCTGGGCGGCGGCGGGCTTGGGAGCCGCCGCCTTGGGCGCGGCGGCGGGAGCGGCGGGCTTGGCGCCCCCACCCGCGTCGGCCTTCTCCCCCTTGGCGCCGAGCATGGCGATGGGCGCACCCACGGTGGCCATCTCCCCCTCGGGCACGAGGATCTTCAGCAGGTAACCATCGTCGTAGGCCTCAATCTCGAGGTTCGACTTGTCGGTCTCGCACTCGGCGATGGCTTCGCCAGAGGAGACCTTGTCGCCCTCCTTCTTGAGCCACTTGACGATCTTTCCCTCCTTCATCGTCGGAGAGAGGGAAGGCATCTGGATGGGCGTGGCCATACGTCTCAGGCTCCCTCGCGGTAGAGGACCTTCTTCACGGCGGCGATGATCTTCGGCGCGTCCGGCTGGATCGCGTTCTCGAGGTTCGCCGCATAGGACATGTTCACATCGAGACCGGTCACGCGCACCACGGGCGCATCCAGCTCGTCGAACGCCTTGGACTGGATGATGTCCACCACCTGCGCGCCCACGCCGGCCAGCGGCCAGCCCTCTTCCACGATGACGGCGCGGTTCGTCTTGCGCACGGAGGCGAGGATGGCCTCCTCGTCCAGGGGGCGCAGCGTGCGCAGGTCGAGGATCTCCGCGGAGATGCCCTCGGCCTCGAGCTGCTTCGCGGCCTCCTCGCAGAAGTAGTACATGCGCGACCAGGTGATGATGGTCACGTCCTTGCCCTCGCGCTTCACGTCCGCCTTGCCGAGCGGGACGATGTGCTCGCCCTCGGGCACCTCGCCCTTGAGCGCGTAGAGGCGCTCGCCCTCGAACATGACCACGGGGTTGTCATCCCGGATGGCCGCCTTGAGCATGCCCTTGGCGTCCGCCGGGGTGGCGGGGGCGATCACCTTGAGGCCCGGGAAGTGGGCGTAGGTGGACTCGAGCGCCTGGCTGTGCTGGCTGGACAGACGGCCACCCGCGCCGCCGGGGCCGCGGAAGACAATGGGGCAGCGCAGCTGGCCGCCCGACATGTGGCGCAGCTTGGCGGCGTTGTTGACGATCTGGTCCATCGCCAGGATGGCGAAGTTCCACGTCATCATCTCCACCACGGGGCGCAGGCCCACCATGGCCGCGCCGACTCCCAGACCCGTGAAACCCAGCTCGGAGATGGGCGCGTCGATGATGCGCGCGCTCCCGAACTTGTCCAACAGACCCTGCGACACCTTGAAGGCGCCCTGATAGCGGCCCACTTCCTCACCAATCAGGAAGACCTGGGCGTCGCGCTCCATCTCCTCGGCGAGTGCCTGGTTCAGCGCCTCGCGATACATCAACTCGGCCATCGTTGGCTCCGAATGCGAAAATCGTCAGTCAGTGGAATGGAGAACTAACCCTTCAGCCCCGCGTCCTTGTCGGCCTTCTCCGCCTGCGCGCGCGGCTCCAGATCCCAAGTCACCTTGAGTTCCTTGCCCGAGGGGTACGAGGGCCACTTGTCCACCTTCACGCCCAACACGCGCTCGCGGGGGCGCACGTCCTCCTCGCCCTCCTCCACGATGGTGTCGCGCCACAGCTCCTCCAGCGCCGGCTCGGGCGACTCGTCGGCGAACTTCACCGCCTCGTCCACCTGCGCCTTCACCTCGGCCTCGATGGCCTCGAACTCCGACTCCTTGGCCAGCTTGTGCTTGAGGATGTAGTTCATGAGGCGCGGGATGGGGTCGTTCTTGCGCTCCTCCTCCACCTCGTCCTTGCTGCGGTAGGTGGCGGGGTCCACCACCGAGTGGCCGCGGAAGCGGTAGGTGTTGGCCTCCATGAGCACCGGACCGTTGCCCGCGCGGATGTAGGCGGCCGCGTCCTTCACCGCCTCGTACATCTTCAGCGCGTCCATGCCGTCCACGGCCTCGTGGCGCATGTTGTAGGCGGCGCCGCGCTTGTGGATCTCCGGCTCGGCCGACACGCGGCTGATGGCCGTGCCCATGCCGTAGCGGTTGTTCTCGCAGATGTAGAGCACGGGCAGCTTCCACTTGACCGCCATGTTGAACGTCTCGTGGAAGGCGCCCTGGTTGGCCGCGGCGTCACCGAAGTAGCACACGGTGATGCGGTCCTCGTTGCGGTAGCGGCTGGCGAAGGCCATGCCCGCGGCGAGCGGAATCTGCCCACCCACGATGCCGTAGCCCCCGTAGAAGTGGTGCTCGATGTCGAAGATGTGCATCGAGCCGCCCTTGCCCTTGCTGTAGCCACCCGTGCGGCCGAACAGCTCCGCCATGATCATTCCCGGGTGCGAGCCACGCGCCAGCGGCTGGGCGTGATCGCGGTAGCCCGAGAGCATGTAGTCATCCGGACGGATCGCCTCGTTGACACCGATCGCCACCGCTTCCTGCCCGATGTACAGGTGGCAGAAGCCGGCGATCTTCCCCAGGCCGTACTGCTGCTGGGTGCGCTCCTCGAAGCGGCGCATGAGGTACATCTTCCGGTACATCGTCAACAGCAGGTCCTTCGAGTAAGGGCTGGCCACCGCCACTCCTCCGTACAGTTGAAGGCCGCCCCGCTTCCGGAGCGGCGAAAACGCCGAGGCGCCTGCATAGCGCGCGGCAAGGGGACTGCGAAGGGCTTTCGTCTAGCCGCGCCGCGTCAAGATTCGTGTGAAAAGTGCGGCACGGAAACAATCTCCTCCAGGAGCGTCACGGGCCTACCGGAATGATCCGTTGCCAGGTGAATCACCTGGGCCTGGGGAAAGCGGCGCAGGTAGTCATTGGCGTGGGTGGGCTCGTTGTCGAAGGCGGCGATGAGCGTGCCCCACTGCCCCAGCCGGGCATGGGCCTCGCGCTTGAAGGCGTCATCGTTGTCGCTCGCGTTCGGCTTCATCAGTAGGTGGACGCGGCCCTCGCCGGGCACGGGCAGACCGCGCTCGCGCATGCACGCCTCGGTGCCCGCTCGCATGGCCTCGTGGCGGCCCGTCACGTAGACGAGGTGCGCGCCCGAGTCCGCCACGACATGGGTGAAGGCGGCGGCGCCCTCGATGGCCTCGTCGTCCACGCAGTAGTCACTGGTGAAGAAGCGCTCCAACCAGAAGGCGCGCACCCGGGGGAAATGCTCCTCGACCTCCTCGTGCGACAGGCCGCAGTTGCGCATGGCGCCGCGCATGTCGAAACCGCTGTCCCAGTGCTGGGGCTCGCACTGGCCCAGCTTCTCGTGCGATTTCGCCAGCCCGTACTCCCGCAGGATGCGCGCCTGCCGGGGCTTGTTGTCGAAGAGGGTGGAGTCCAGGTCGAAGGCCAGCACTGCCTGCGGGCCCATCGCCCGCGCCCGCTCCAGGATGCCGCGCAGGGTCTGCTGCCAGCCCTCGCGCACCCGGGTCTTGAGATCCGAAGCCATGCCCCCTTCTACAAGGCACCGGGCCCCCCGGGGAGGGGAATTCAACCGCTCAAGCCGCCGAGCGCACCGGCTCGGGCTGGGGGGGCTGCTGCTCGGGGTACAGGCGCAGCATCCGTTTGATGCCGTTGCGGTCCAGCACCAGCCGCACCAGGTGCAGCGTCACCCGCTCCTGCCCCGACTCCTGGACGATGAAGCGGAAGGCCAGATCCACCTGGTAGCTCTTGGCGCCGCGCACCCGCCCCACCGAGAAGTCCTCCAGGTCCACGTACTCCAGCGCGTACTCCGGCTCGTCCATGTCGTGCAGGAAGCGCCCCACGTTGATGCGGATGATGTCGGTGATGCCCTCCACCCCCCGCTCGGTGCGCGGCAGCAGGTCCACGTCCAGCACCACCTGCTTCTGGTAGCGCAGCACCGTCTCGGACAGCTCCCCCTGGGACGCGGTGATGAGATCATCGCGCGAGCGCAGCGCGGCCACCTCCGCCGGCACCCGCGCCGGGCGCCAGTAGTCCACCTTCTCCTGGCACGAGCCCAGGCACCGCCCCGTCACCGGCTCCACGATGCGCGCCGTGCGATCATAGAGGTGCCGCGCCGCCACCTGGCTGAAGATGCGGCGCATCCCCTCCTTGATGCGATCCTTCATCATGTAGCCCACGATCATGATGAGGAAGAAATTGAGGCTCGCCTGCGTGTAGCGGCCCTGCGCCCAGATGGCCACCGCCGAGGCGAACGCCATGGCCACCCCCGCCGCGAGCGCGAACAGCACCTCCTCCCACCCCTGGCGCTTCTGATCCCTGCGCGCCGACAGGAAGAGGATGTTCATGCAGAACTTCTTCAGGAAGCCAAAGCGGTGCAGGTACTCCTCGTTGTCTCCCGTGGGGCTGATGACCGAGCGCAACTGGTTGTCGCGGCGGTACTTCTCCTCGCGCACCACCTCTTCCATCAGCTCCTTGCGCAGTTCGAAGGAGAAGCCCGCGCGGGGCTGC encodes the following:
- a CDS encoding pyruvate dehydrogenase complex E1 component subunit beta, with protein sequence MAELMYREALNQALAEEMERDAQVFLIGEEVGRYQGAFKVSQGLLDKFGSARIIDAPISELGFTGLGVGAAMVGLRPVVEMMTWNFAILAMDQIVNNAAKLRHMSGGQLRCPIVFRGPGGAGGRLSSQHSQALESTYAHFPGLKVIAPATPADAKGMLKAAIRDDNPVVMFEGERLYALKGEVPEGEHIVPLGKADVKREGKDVTIITWSRMYYFCEEAAKQLEAEGISAEILDLRTLRPLDEEAILASVRKTNRAVIVEEGWPLAGVGAQVVDIIQSKAFDELDAPVVRVTGLDVNMSYAANLENAIQPDAPKIIAAVKKVLYREGA
- a CDS encoding DUF2795 domain-containing protein, whose product is MKQIHGGPGLDDPAGLVLALSQALRGAVFPLSRTQLVWLARENDAAASLLTRLSGLPEGVFASLAEVERALGVQAGEGTPATVPPPLSPNPR
- a CDS encoding pyruvate dehydrogenase complex dihydrolipoamide acetyltransferase; this encodes MATPIQMPSLSPTMKEGKIVKWLKKEGDKVSSGEAIAECETDKSNLEIEAYDDGYLLKILVPEGEMATVGAPIAMLGAKGEKADAGGGAKPAAPAAAPKAAAPKPAAAQPEAKKPEAPQAAASGGGDDGIAIAMPSMSPTMTEGKIVKWLKKEGDKISSGQAIAEVETDKSNLEVEAYDDGVLARIVVREGEMAKVGAPIAYLAGKGGAKPAPAPAAAPAPKAPAATPAAAAPAPKASAPAAASGGRLRASPLAKRMAQDKGLDLSQIKGSGPAGRIVKRDIEAASTQAAAPAARKAPAAAAPAQATGPRPEPKSVPLSTMRKVISQRMAEVKPGVPHFYLSVDVEMDAALKIREEAKALESKVSVNDIIVKASAMALRRYPKMNVSLQGDAILHFETVDVGIAVAIEDGLITPIIRDADKKGLSAISAEARDLAERARKRALKPAEYTGGSLTVSNLGMYGIDSFIAVINPPQAAILAVGSVSDKVVVRDGQMVIRKVMTVSLSGDHRAIDGAIGAEYLRELKALLEHPMRLLF
- the pdhA gene encoding pyruvate dehydrogenase (acetyl-transferring) E1 component subunit alpha yields the protein MASPYSKDLLLTMYRKMYLMRRFEERTQQQYGLGKIAGFCHLYIGQEAVAIGVNEAIRPDDYMLSGYRDHAQPLARGSHPGMIMAELFGRTGGYSKGKGGSMHIFDIEHHFYGGYGIVGGQIPLAAGMAFASRYRNEDRITVCYFGDAAANQGAFHETFNMAVKWKLPVLYICENNRYGMGTAISRVSAEPEIHKRGAAYNMRHEAVDGMDALKMYEAVKDAAAYIRAGNGPVLMEANTYRFRGHSVVDPATYRSKDEVEEERKNDPIPRLMNYILKHKLAKESEFEAIEAEVKAQVDEAVKFADESPEPALEELWRDTIVEEGEEDVRPRERVLGVKVDKWPSYPSGKELKVTWDLEPRAQAEKADKDAGLKG